A single region of the Rhipicephalus microplus isolate Deutch F79 chromosome 10, USDA_Rmic, whole genome shotgun sequence genome encodes:
- the LOC119181670 gene encoding uncharacterized protein LOC119181670 produces MTRVCRTVASLLVTLSVTLTTVFGAALQLGMGYPYYGFGYGMPYYGMGYGMGMPYYGMGYGMGYGMGYGMGMPWYGMGLGFGIDYDYYGMGGLGMYGMGMYGLGKK; encoded by the exons ATGACAAGGGTCTGCAGGACTGTCGCCTCGCTTCTG GTCACCCTTAGCGTCACCTTGACAACCGTGTTTGGAGCAG CACTGCAACTCGGCATGGGCTATCCTTACTATGGTTTCGGCTACGGCATGCCTTACTACGGCATGGGATACGGTATGGGTATGCCTTACTACGGCATGGGCTACGGCATGGGCTACGGCATGGGCTACGGCATGGGTATGCCTTGGTACGGAATGGGCCTCGGATTTGGAatcgactacgactactacggcATGG GTGGCTTGGGCATGTACGGCATGGGAATGTACGGCCTCGGCAAGAAGTGA